The Pantoea phytobeneficialis genomic sequence GAATCAATACCGGGGTAAAAGCCGATGCATTTAACGCCTGCCAGGCGAGATCCACGCACTCGCCCAGCCACACCATCTCCTCCGGCAGTACCACTTGTGCCTGCTGAAGTTGCTGGCGCAGGGCCAGCATGTCCTGTTGACGCGAGTGCTGAGGCAGCGGCAATGCCGCTTCATGCAAACGATCCAGGGTACGGGTCAGCGCACCAAACTGTCTCGGATCGCTGAAGTGCGCCAGCTTCGCCCAGCGAAAATCATCATCCAGCGCCGCAAAAATCAGGACGCCCGCCGCCTCATCGGCATGGCACAGCACCGGAGCAATCCCCAGCTCACCGGCCTGACGGCTGATTTCTGCGCTGCGGTGTACGTCGAGCAATGCGCGTTGGTCATCACATAACACCTTGGCATAGAAACGTTGACCGGCGCTCTCCAGCCAGAACCCCGTCCACTCGGTCGCCAGACGATGGGGGGAAGCGACACCAGCGGTGCCGGGCTGAATAATGAAGCGCTGGCCGGGCTGCCATTGCTGCAACACCTGTTCTAAACGCGCGTTCATGCCGTCTCCTCCAGAAGCAGATCACTCAACAACGCCATCAGCAAATCCAGGCCACGGTGGAGATCTTCAGTGGCGGTGAATTCACGCTCGTTATGCGATAAGCCACCCACGCTCGGCACAAACAACAAGGCGCTTGGGCAGTGATAACTCAGGCTGATGGCATCATGCCCCGCCACGCTGCGCAGCGGTATGGCGCTCAGGCCGATGCGCTCCGCCAGGTGCAGGGCGCGTTGTGCCAGCAAGCTATCCAACTGCTGGCGGGGACGGAACTGCGCCCGATCCAGGCTGACATCGGTCGCCGTTGCCAGAGCAATCGATTGCATCTGCTGGCTGAAACTGGCGCGCAACTGATGCAGTAACGCCTCGTCGGCGGAGCGAAATTCGATCCAGACCGTTGCTTCGGAGGTGACCACGTTGGGCGAATTGGGGGTGGTGGCAAGACGCCCCACCGAGGTATGCAGCACCTCGCCGTGACGATCTGCTTCCGCCCGCACCGCTACGATAGTCTGGGCCGCCGCC encodes the following:
- a CDS encoding phosphotransferase, coding for MNARLEQVLQQWQPGQRFIIQPGTAGVASPHRLATEWTGFWLESAGQRFYAKVLCDDQRALLDVHRSAEISRQAGELGIAPVLCHADEAAGVLIFAALDDDFRWAKLAHFSDPRQFGALTRTLDRLHEAALPLPQHSRQQDMLALRQQLQQAQVVLPEEMVWLGECVDLAWQALNASAFTPVLIHGDPIASNWMVNSQGEWRLLDFDYAAQGDAWHDIATLIHEQLPTDDRWRDAIRSWRGECREADVARCRLYALVDDYHWTLWGMLNGHTSLRGLEFAKLGQWMLLRCRQSARDPRFERWLTLTAEQTA